In Sorghum bicolor cultivar BTx623 chromosome 10, Sorghum_bicolor_NCBIv3, whole genome shotgun sequence, one genomic interval encodes:
- the LOC8061499 gene encoding pyrophosphate--fructose 6-phosphate 1-phosphotransferase subunit beta — protein MAAAAVTSNGGAVAANGGPAPGRLASVYSEVQTNRLLHALPLPSVLRSNFSVVDGPASSAAGNPDEIAKLFPNLFGQPSASLVPAAEPAATRPLKVGVVLSGGQAPGGHNVICGIFDYLQERAKGSTMYGFKGGPAGVMKCKYVELTADFVYPYRNQGGFDMICSGRDKIETPEQFKQAEDTANKLDLDGLVVIGGDDSNTNACLLGEYFRSRNLKTRVIGCPKTIDGDLKCKEVPTSFGFDTACKIYSEMIGNVMTDARSTGKYYHFVRLMGRAASHITLECALQTHPNAALIGEEVAEKKQTLKNVTNYITDIICKRADLGYNYGVILIPEGLIDFIPEVQKLIAELNEILAHDVVDEAGAWKSKLQPESKELFEFLPKTIQEQLMLERDPHGNVQVAKIETEKMLISMVETELEKRKAEGRYSAHFRGQAHFFGYEGRCGLPTNFDSNYCYALGYGAGALLQSGKTGLISSVGNLAAPVQEWTVGGTALTSLMDVERRHGKFKPVIKKAMVELDAAPFKKYASMRDEWAIKNRYISPGPIQFSGPGSDDSNHTLMLELGAEL, from the exons atggcggcggcggcggtgacgtCCAACGGCGGCGCGGTGGCGGCGAACGGCGGGCCGGCGCCCGGCCGGCTGGCCTCCGTGTACAGCGAGGTGCAGACGAACCGGCTCCTGCACGCGCTGCCGCTCCCCTCCGTCCTCCGCTCCAACTTCTCCGTCGTCGACGGCCCCGCCAGCTCCGCCGCGGGCAACCCCG ATGAGATCGCCAAGCTCTTCCCCAACCTCTTCGGCCAGCCCTCGGCGTCGCTGGTGCCGGCGGCCGAGCCCGCCGCGACCAGGCCGCTCAAGGTCGGTGTCGTGCTCTCCGGTGGACAGGCGCCGGGCGGCCACAATGTCATCTGCGGCATCTTTG ATTACCTGCAGGAGCGTGCAAAAGGCAGCACCATGTATGGATTCAAGGGAGGCCCAGCTGGGGTTATGAAGTGCAAGTATGTGGAGCTCACTGCAGACTTTGTGTATCCCTACAGAAACCAG GGCGGATTTGATATGATCTGCAGTGGAAGGGACAAGATTGAAACACCGGAGCAG TTCAAGCAAGCTGAAGACACAGCCAACAAGCTTGATTTGGATGGTCTTGTTGTCATTGGTGGTGATGATTCAAACACCAATGCCTGCCTCCTTGGTGAATACTTTAG GTCAAGGAATTTGAAAACCCGTGTTATTGGTTGCCCAAAGACTATTGATGGAGACCTGAAATGTAAGGAGGTTCCAACAAGCTTTGGGTTTGATACTGCTTGCAAG ATATACTCTGAAATGATTGGCAATGTTATGACTGATGCGAGATCAACAGGAAAATACTATCACT TTGTGAGGCTTATGGGTCGTGCTGCTTCTCACATTACATTGGAATGCGCTTTGCAAACTCACCCCAATGCTGCACTCATTGGGGAAGAG GTTGCTGAAAAGAAGCAAACCCTTAAGAATGTCACAAACTACATCACTGATATCATCTGCAAGCGTGCAGATCTCGGTTACAACTACGGTGTTATCCTTATACCAGAAGGCCTAATTGATTTCATCCCAGAG GTTCAAAAACTCATCGCAGAATTGAATGAAATTTTGGCACATGatgttgttgatgaggcaggggCCTGGAAAAGCAAGCTTCAGCCTGAATCAAAGGAGCTGTTTGAGTTTCTGCCCAAAACTATTCAGGAGCAACTTATGCTTGAAAGGGATCCCCATGGCAATGTTCAG GTTGCAAAAATTGAAACTGAGAAAATGCTTATTAGCATGGTGGAAACTGAACTGGAGAAGAGAAAAGCTGAGGGGAGATACTCTGCACATTTCAGAGGACAAGCTCATTTCTTTGG GTATGAAGGAAGATGTGGCCTTCCTACTAATTTTGATTCTAACTATTGCTATGCATTAGGCTATGGTGCTGGTGCCCTTCTCCAAAGTGGGAAGACAGGACTTATTTCATCG GTTGGCAACCTTGCGGCTCCAGTACAAGAATGGACTGTTGGTGGAACAGCATTGACATCACTGATGGATGTTGAGAGGAGGCACG GCAAGTTCAAGCCAGTGATCAAGAAGGCTATGGTGGAACTTGATG CTGCACCTTTCAAGAAATATGCATCAATGCGGGATGAGTGGGCCATCAAGAACAGATACATCAGCCCTG GCCCCATCCAGTTCAGTGGCCCTGGAAGTGATGACTCGAACCACACTTTGATGCTGGAACTCGGTGCTGAGTTATAG